The stretch of DNA GCCAACTTGGCTTAGATGCATTAATTGGTATCGGTGGCGATGGTAGTTTAGCAATTTTGCGTCGTCTTGCCCAGCAGGGGGGAATTAACTTAGTTGCCATTCCCAAAACAATTGATAACGATGTCGGAGTGACTGAACTTTCGATTGGTTTTGAAACTGCGGTAAGTATTGCAACCGAAGCCCTGGATCGATTGCATTTTACTGCTGCAAGTCACAGCCGCGTCATGATTTTGGAAGTCATGGGGCGCGATGCGGGACACATTGCCATTAGCGCCGGAATTGCTGGTGGTGCCGATATTATCCTGATTCCTGAAATTCCCTATACGCTTGACCGAGTTTGCCGTAATATCAAAGAACGTCAAGAACAAGGAAAAAACTACTGTTTAATCGTCGTTTCTGAAGCTGTACGCAATGAAACTGGTGATTCTGTTGTCAGTACTGACCGCTTCGGTGAATGCAGATATGGCGGTATTGGTCAATATTTAGCAGACGAAATCTGCCATCGCATTGGCGCTGAAACTCGCGTTACCGTTTTAGGACATATTCAGCGCGGCGGAACTCCTTCACCGTTAGAGAGACTCATCGCTTCTGCGTTTGGTGTTGCTGCCGTTGATTTGATTGCCGAACAAAAGTACGATCAAATGGTAACATGGCAAAATCGTCGAGTTGTAAGCGTCCCAATTGCCGATGCGATCGCCCAATACCGCGCGGTTGACCCGCATGGTACTCTCGTCAAAACTGCCAGAGGATTAAATATCTGTTTAGGCGATTAAATACCCTGTGGGATAGGTATCTTGCTTGTCCTGAAAAATTACATCACTGCTAATACGTATTCGCCTTCATTTACTGCATAATTAGTAGAAACATCATAAACTAAACCATCTTTTTCTGCACAAATATCAATAACACAAGGCATTTCCCCAATTTTATTAAACGTCAGAATTTGATACAGCCTTTCTCCTGCTTTAACCGTGCTACCTAGTGGAACTCGCGCTTGCACCATACCACCAACAGGAGCATAATATTTCGTTATTTGACTTTTTAACGTAAAAGTCATTTCGCGCGCGATCGCTTTTGTATTAGCAATAGCTAACATGCCTTTGTGTATTAAATAATTCTTCACTCCGGCAACGCCTTTTTCTACCGACTGCGGTTGCATTTGCATTCCTGAACCAAGTTCTAATGTCCAAGCTTCTATATCAAAAAGAATTTCTCGCCCTAGCTGCTGAAAAGTATTTTCTAAGGCTAACCAGGGTTTGATAAAAGCTTCATCAAAAGCATCGCCGTCATAATCGTCAAGTAAAATTCCATAGTCAAGTAAAAAGTATTGCGCACTGAGTTCGCGGCGAGGAAAATAGTAAAAATAATTGAGACCTTGGTCGCTAGAAGTGTGGATATCGATTAAGTAATCGGCATCAATACTTAGTGATTGTAATCGGTAGCGAAAAAGTTCGGTAAACGGTACGCTACTAGACGAATGAATTTTTTCAGCAAGTGTGGCAAAGCAGTTGATAATTTTATTTAAATAGTTTATTCTAATAGTATCTCTGTCTAAATTGATTTGCGCTTGAGCAAATTCTTTTAAATTTTCTTGGCTTTTTTCATAATCCCAAAAAATGCGATTCCAATCTTTGCCTTCGTAAACAGAATAGCGCCCAGAAGCAAAATGATGCGATCGCTGATTAACTCCTAGGGGATTGCATACTGGTACCAGCCAAACTTCACCAGTCAACTCAGTATTTTGTAAAGTTTGAAAAAACTCAATAAGCTGGTGAATGACGGCATTACCAGCAATTTCCGCACCGTGTAAATTTGCTTGGATATATGCTTTTTTACCAGATTTAGCACCAACGAATCGATAAACTTGCAGCGACAAGCGATCGCCCGAAGCTAATTGGATGAGAGGAATTGTGTAGACACTAGGAATCATAGCAGAACCGTGAACTATATCATAAAAAATAGATATTTAATAAAAATTAAATCTAACTTAAAGATAATTAGCTAGCTCAAACATTTATTACCAATTACCGATTTTTTTAGCAAAAAATTGTTTTACTTTACCAAAAATTAAAGTTCACTTACTGATTCATTAATCTAATAGTTGCTAATCTGCACAAGGATTCATTTAATGTATTCCGTGTCAGGGTAATGGAAGTTGAGTTGCCTGTTGAGAAACATTATGCTTCTCTAGAGCAACTGATACTACATAAGGTTGCCATTTTTACTTTGTGAATAATGCCAAAATTGCACTCAAACACGCGGAAAATCCAAATACTGCAACTAGCAATTGGGCTGGAAATCAGTTTTTTTGCGGTTGAACTTGGTGTTGGGTTATGGATCCACAGTTTGTCGCTGGTAGCAGATGCAAGTCATCTCCTTTCAGATGTCGCAGCATTAGGAGTCACGCTGGTAGCAAGCTGGATGGCGCAAAGCGCTAAACGTCATGCGAAGTACGGACGTCGCATTGAATTATATGCCGCACTGCTAAATAGTCTTAGCTTAGTGATTTTGGCAAGTTGGGTAGCAACCGAAGCAATTGCCAGGATGCAATCTCCAACTTCCTCAGATATTCTTAGCTTACCAATGTTGCTAACTGCAGTAGTTGGTTTAGGAATTAATGGTTGCAATGCTTTTTGGTTACACGAGTGCAGTCACTGTGACTTGAACTTCAAAGCAGCCTTCTTGCACGTACTATCAGATTTATTTAGTTCGGTGGGCGTAATTATAGCCGCGATCGCAATTTCTTGGCTCGGTTGGATGTGGGCTGATAGTGCAATTAGTCTTTTAGTCTCAGGACTTGTTGCGATTTCGGCTACAGCGCTACTGTTGCAAAGCCTCTGGATGCTATTTGGCAAAGCCTCTCCTACGACAAATGCTTGCGACTGTGAAAAACGCGACATGGAAAAACTGTTATTTCCATCATTAGAGGAGATTTTACGATGAGCAGTTTATGCTCAGTTCAGTTGGTGTGGAAGCGATGGAAAGTCATTAGCACTTTCGTTATTACAGCGATAATTTGGCTAGCTACGGTATTACCCGTACAAGCGCAAGGTGCAGACGAAGAATTAGTCCGCATCTGGCCTACGAATAATACAACTTTACTGGTCGGGCAACGCTTTGACTTGCGTGTAGAAAGTTTAATTCCGGCACAGTCACCACCAAAATTAGAATCAATCACAATCAACGGCAACAACTTTACTGGTACGTTTAGAAAGCGGATTGACGAACAACTGCAACTTCCTGGTGGTTCCATCGAAGTAGGATTACCAGAGGAAGGCTCAAACCTTTTTGGTCAAACGTTACGCAACTGGAGTTTACCCAAGCCAGGGCGTTATGAAATTGTAGCTACTTTGAACATCGACGGGCGTCAAGTTTCTGCACGTAACACTTATCGCGTTCAACCATTTCAACAGCGAGGTAATTTAAACAAAATTATCTTCTTTGTGGGTGATGGAATGGGAACGCCGTTGCGTACAGGGGCGCGAATCATGAAATTCGGTGTCCGAGATGGTCAACCTGGTGGTTATCTTGAGATGGAGCAAATGCCATTTACAGGCTTAGTGGCTACGCACTCACTTGATAGTATTATTCCTGATTCTGCCAATACTGCTGCTGCATGGGTGTCTGGAGCAAAAACGATTAATAATGCCCTGAATGCCTTTCCTGACAATACACCAGAAAATCCGCTTGATAATCCTCGGATTGAAACATTACCGCAGTACATGAAGCGGAGATACAATTGGGGGATTGGATTGGCAACGACAGCATTTTTAACTGATGCTACACCTGCAGCCTTTGGCGCAAACCAACGCCTGCGCTTTTCATACGAACAAATTGCGCAACAATATTTTGACTTTTTTAGAGATGGTTGGGCTTTACCAGAAACCGGATATCGTAGCTTAAAAGAATTATCACAACCTGTTGATGTTCTTCTAGGTCCAGGAGCGCGTCATTTTGTGCCAAATGAAGAGCGTGCTGCTGAGTTCAGAGACACCGTATTTCGCCGCGATAATCAAGATTTAGTTGCTGTTGCTCAACAACAAGGTTACACCATTGTCACCGATGTAAATAGCATGAATCAAGCTCCTAACGATCGGAAAATTTTAGGTTTGTTTTTAGGAGATTTTCGTGAAGGAGCGGCTCTAGGTGCACAGAATATTCCCTCCGTATTAGATTTATTGATTGCGCGTGGTAGAGCAACAATTGACGGTAGAGGTGCAAGTCAACTCAATCCCCCTATCCCACCAGAATTTGCGACGATTCCTAAGCTAGAAGAAATGACTAGAAAAGCGATCGCGGTTCTCGAAGCTGTATCGCCCCAAGGTTGGATATTGCAAGTTGAGTCCTCGCAATCTGATAAACTAGCTCACCCTCTCGATCCTGACCGGACACTTTACGAAGTCCTGACTTTAGATAAATCTGTGGAAGTAGCACGACAATTTGTTGCGGAAAATCCAAATACACTAATTATCGTGACTGCCGACCACGCTCAAGGTCAAACTGTCGGTGGTACAGTAGATTCACGCGCAATCCGCGAAGGCAGAATTGATTTAAATGATGCCATGCAGTCATTTGGAGATGCAGGGTTCACAACTTATCAAGATACAGATGGCGATGGCTATCCCAATGAAGCTAATCCCGACACTAAGTTAGCGATTGGAATTTCTGCGCGACCAACATTCCGTACTGACTTTCTCACCGACGACTTAAATTTACCTCCTTCTGGTGAGGATGGTACTGAGCCTAATCCAGAACGCGATCCCAATGGCTTATTGCTAACCAATGACTTAGAACGCGGTACAACTGTTGCCAATCACACGGGAGATGATGTTCCGATCGCTGTCCAAGGACCTGGAGCCAGATTATTTACTGGTGTCATGGATAATATCGAAGTTTTCCAACGCATGGCTGCTGCCATCTCTGGCGTGAGAAACCGTCAAGACTTAGCGACTGGTAGACCATTTACTGCTACGGAGACTGAATCATGACACTGAGTAAACCAAGCGCAACTATGTTCAAACTCAAAAAATTACTACGTTCTAAGCAAATGCGGCTAGTAATGGGAGTAGTCATTGCAGTAACAGTGTTTGCCGTATTGACGCTACAACCTACCCTGGCGTTTCGGGCGCAGCCGCAAGGAGACAGTTTACTTTATGGTAAATTGGCTGACTCTCGTGCTATACATGGCGGTCGTGGCGTCGTGGCAAATGCCAAGGTCACAATTAACTCTATTCCACCACAAACAACTCGTACCGATGACCAAGGTCAATTTTGGTTTAAAGGATTGCGAGATATTCATTATGTCCTCAAGGTAGAACTACCTTACGATCGCAGCAACGTCTACTCTCTATCTACTAGAGTGCATGGTCGAACGGGTGAATTTTTCGAGATTGGTGATAACGTACAACACAATCACGAAATCGACTACTGATACCGTTTTATTTCAAAGTTGATACAAGTAGACTGAACAGGAATAAGTAGGTAGTAGCTGGGGAAGAGTTAAACCCCCAGCTTTTTAGTTAAGTTCCAGGTAGCGATCGCAAACGATCATTCAGGTGAGTGCGATCGGCTAAAGCATGAAGCAGTGGACCGTGCGTTCCA from Chroococcidiopsis sp. TS-821 encodes:
- a CDS encoding ATP-dependent 6-phosphofructokinase, translated to MGEHKRIGILTSGGDCAGLNAVIRAVVNRAVGTYGWEVLGIRQATLGLMQHPPKYIALDIEKVNSLLTAGGTVLGTTNKGNPFAYPMADGSVCDRSEEIIAGYRQLGLDALIGIGGDGSLAILRRLAQQGGINLVAIPKTIDNDVGVTELSIGFETAVSIATEALDRLHFTAASHSRVMILEVMGRDAGHIAISAGIAGGADIILIPEIPYTLDRVCRNIKERQEQGKNYCLIVVSEAVRNETGDSVVSTDRFGECRYGGIGQYLADEICHRIGAETRVTVLGHIQRGGTPSPLERLIASAFGVAAVDLIAEQKYDQMVTWQNRRVVSVPIADAIAQYRAVDPHGTLVKTARGLNICLGD
- a CDS encoding succinylglutamate desuccinylase/aspartoacylase family protein, which translates into the protein MIPSVYTIPLIQLASGDRLSLQVYRFVGAKSGKKAYIQANLHGAEIAGNAVIHQLIEFFQTLQNTELTGEVWLVPVCNPLGVNQRSHHFASGRYSVYEGKDWNRIFWDYEKSQENLKEFAQAQINLDRDTIRINYLNKIINCFATLAEKIHSSSSVPFTELFRYRLQSLSIDADYLIDIHTSSDQGLNYFYYFPRRELSAQYFLLDYGILLDDYDGDAFDEAFIKPWLALENTFQQLGREILFDIEAWTLELGSGMQMQPQSVEKGVAGVKNYLIHKGMLAIANTKAIAREMTFTLKSQITKYYAPVGGMVQARVPLGSTVKAGERLYQILTFNKIGEMPCVIDICAEKDGLVYDVSTNYAVNEGEYVLAVM
- a CDS encoding cation diffusion facilitator family transporter gives rise to the protein MPKLHSNTRKIQILQLAIGLEISFFAVELGVGLWIHSLSLVADASHLLSDVAALGVTLVASWMAQSAKRHAKYGRRIELYAALLNSLSLVILASWVATEAIARMQSPTSSDILSLPMLLTAVVGLGINGCNAFWLHECSHCDLNFKAAFLHVLSDLFSSVGVIIAAIAISWLGWMWADSAISLLVSGLVAISATALLLQSLWMLFGKASPTTNACDCEKRDMEKLLFPSLEEILR
- a CDS encoding alkaline phosphatase, which encodes MSSLCSVQLVWKRWKVISTFVITAIIWLATVLPVQAQGADEELVRIWPTNNTTLLVGQRFDLRVESLIPAQSPPKLESITINGNNFTGTFRKRIDEQLQLPGGSIEVGLPEEGSNLFGQTLRNWSLPKPGRYEIVATLNIDGRQVSARNTYRVQPFQQRGNLNKIIFFVGDGMGTPLRTGARIMKFGVRDGQPGGYLEMEQMPFTGLVATHSLDSIIPDSANTAAAWVSGAKTINNALNAFPDNTPENPLDNPRIETLPQYMKRRYNWGIGLATTAFLTDATPAAFGANQRLRFSYEQIAQQYFDFFRDGWALPETGYRSLKELSQPVDVLLGPGARHFVPNEERAAEFRDTVFRRDNQDLVAVAQQQGYTIVTDVNSMNQAPNDRKILGLFLGDFREGAALGAQNIPSVLDLLIARGRATIDGRGASQLNPPIPPEFATIPKLEEMTRKAIAVLEAVSPQGWILQVESSQSDKLAHPLDPDRTLYEVLTLDKSVEVARQFVAENPNTLIIVTADHAQGQTVGGTVDSRAIREGRIDLNDAMQSFGDAGFTTYQDTDGDGYPNEANPDTKLAIGISARPTFRTDFLTDDLNLPPSGEDGTEPNPERDPNGLLLTNDLERGTTVANHTGDDVPIAVQGPGARLFTGVMDNIEVFQRMAAAISGVRNRQDLATGRPFTATETES
- a CDS encoding carboxypeptidase-like regulatory domain-containing protein; the protein is MTLSKPSATMFKLKKLLRSKQMRLVMGVVIAVTVFAVLTLQPTLAFRAQPQGDSLLYGKLADSRAIHGGRGVVANAKVTINSIPPQTTRTDDQGQFWFKGLRDIHYVLKVELPYDRSNVYSLSTRVHGRTGEFFEIGDNVQHNHEIDY